A genomic region of Sphingobium sp. HWE2-09 contains the following coding sequences:
- a CDS encoding lipoprotein-releasing ABC transporter permease subunit, which produces MILSRYERMIAKRYLLPGKGEGFIFLVAGISLAAVMLGVAALIIVMSVMNGFRAELFDKIVGLNGHAVVQGYGGRLPDWQSVLKEARATPGVTSATPMIEQPLLATFNGRVEAVLVRGMTVPDIRGNKTLKGKVLSGSLDSLTANAGKIGIGSRLAENLGIQLGDSLTIVNPAGRSTPFGTVPRQIAYQVSAIFEVGVYDYDKALVVMPMADAQTLLLLGDVVGMIEVETVDADKVGQILQPLAARVAGRAVVQDWRQMNASLFEALAVERVAMFVVLSIIVLVAVFNILSSLIMLVRAKTRDIAILRTMGASRVGLVKIFMTVGVTIGTLGMVAGMVLGFTFLFFRQNMVNAIQFLTGQNLWDPSIRFLTELPSQPDPVEITVICVMALVFSFLATLYPAFKAANTDPVQVLRYE; this is translated from the coding sequence ATGATTTTATCCCGTTACGAACGCATGATCGCCAAACGCTACCTGCTGCCGGGTAAAGGCGAAGGCTTCATCTTCCTGGTCGCCGGCATCAGCCTGGCCGCCGTCATGCTGGGCGTCGCCGCGCTCATCATCGTTATGAGCGTCATGAACGGCTTTCGAGCCGAACTGTTCGACAAGATCGTGGGGCTGAACGGTCACGCGGTGGTGCAGGGCTATGGCGGACGCCTGCCCGACTGGCAGTCGGTGCTGAAGGAAGCGCGCGCGACGCCCGGCGTCACCAGCGCCACGCCGATGATCGAACAGCCTTTGCTCGCGACCTTCAACGGGCGGGTGGAAGCCGTGCTGGTGCGCGGCATGACGGTGCCCGACATTCGCGGCAACAAGACGCTGAAGGGCAAGGTGTTGTCCGGCAGCCTCGACAGTCTGACCGCCAATGCCGGGAAGATCGGCATCGGATCGCGGCTGGCGGAAAATCTAGGTATTCAGCTGGGCGACAGCCTGACCATCGTCAATCCGGCCGGTCGATCGACGCCGTTCGGCACGGTGCCCCGTCAGATCGCCTATCAGGTGTCGGCGATCTTCGAGGTTGGCGTGTATGATTATGACAAGGCGCTGGTCGTCATGCCGATGGCCGATGCGCAAACGTTGCTGTTGCTGGGCGACGTCGTGGGCATGATCGAGGTCGAGACGGTCGATGCCGACAAGGTGGGCCAGATATTGCAGCCGCTGGCAGCACGGGTCGCGGGGCGCGCCGTGGTGCAGGACTGGCGTCAGATGAATGCGTCTTTGTTCGAGGCGCTGGCGGTGGAGCGGGTGGCGATGTTCGTCGTGCTGTCCATCATCGTGCTGGTGGCGGTGTTCAACATCCTGTCGTCGCTGATCATGCTGGTGCGCGCCAAGACGCGCGACATCGCGATATTGCGGACGATGGGGGCGAGCCGGGTTGGCCTGGTGAAGATTTTCATGACGGTGGGCGTCACCATCGGCACGCTGGGCATGGTGGCGGGGATGGTGCTGGGCTTCACCTTCCTCTTCTTCCGGCAGAATATGGTCAACGCCATCCAGTTCCTGACCGGACAGAATCTGTGGGATCCCTCCATCCGGTTCCTGACCGAATTGCCGTCCCAGCCCGATCCGGTGGAGATCACGGTGATCTGCGTCATGGCGCTG